The window TCTCCGGCGACATCAGCGATCGCCGGATAGCTGCCATGTTCCGCAAACACGACGGGCGTTTCAAATTTGCGCAACAACGCGATGAACTCGGGTACGCAAAAACTGGCGTGGCGGACCTCAACCACATGGCGGAGGTCGCGACCCTCGAGCCTGCGCGGCAGTAATTCCAAAAACTTGCCGAAGTCGGATTCGTCGAATTTCTTGGTCGGCGCGAATTGCCAGAGCACCGGGCCGAGCCGGTCGCCGAGTTCCAGCACGCCGGTATTGTAAAAATACTTGATGGAATCGCCGGCCTCCGCCAGCACCCGGCGATTGGTGGCGAAGCGCGGCCCCTTCACCGAAAACACAAACCCGTCCGGCACCTCGCGCGCCCATTTCCTAAAACTCTCCGGCTTCTGCGAGCCGTAATAGGTGCCGTTGATCTCGATCGAGGTCAGCTTTGACGCCGCGTATTCGAGCTCCTTCGCCTGCGTCAGCTTTTCCGGATAAAACACCCCGCGCCATGGTGCAAAGGTCCAGCCGCCGACGCCGATATAGATTTTTCCGGAATTTTTTGAGGCGGATTTTGCAGGCGCTTTGGTTTCATGCGCCTTGGCGACGGGCGTCTTGGTTTCAGCCGGCTTGGTTGCAGCCGTCTTGCTTGCAGGCGTCTTCTTGGCGGGGGCTTTGGGGGTCTTGCTCACCGGCTACTCTCGTCGCGAACGGAACCTGGTCTCCCCGAGCCTAGTCAAATCAATCGTGATTGGCCAGTTCGCTCCGGACAGCGCCTTGGCGTTTACGGCAGTCCGGCGTTCACGCTAGGATGATCAAAAAAGGAGAACAAGATGCGGTCGATTATTCTGGCGGTTATCGCGATGTTGCCTTCTGTTGCCATGTCCAATGTTGGCTTGGCCGGCGAGATCGACGAAGCGCACCGGGACGCGGTTGTGGGGCGGGACTCCTACTGGAATTGCCTCGCGCAGGAGTATAACCGCGACAGCAACAAGGGCCTGTCGGGCCAGGATTTTACATCTCTGATCGCCAGCGTTTGTCCGTCCGAGCGGCAGAATTTTCGGGTGACGCTGGTGGATTATCTTTCGATGCAGTTCCCCGACGTCGACGCGGGAGCGCATATGACCACCGCCAACAGCGCCATCGCGGCGGCGCAAAAGGACATCGTGACGGCCTTCATCAAGCACAAGGCGCCGAAATAGCTTGGCCAAATTGGAAATTGCTTGGCCAGATTGTCAGCGAAGCGTTGTATGTCTATTTCCTCGGGGTGAGTTTTTAAGGGGCGGCCGGGATATCGAGATGGACTCGGAAAAAGTAGCAGGCATTTTGGGTGCGATCGTCGCGGCAGCCGTGCTGGGGATGGCGTTTTTCTACGTGCCGATCGGACAAATCAGCAAGCCCCAAACGCAGATTCAAAAGACTGAACAGCCGACGAAACCGGCCCCGCCGGCGGTCAGGGGGCCGGTGATCAGAGAGGTGCCTCAATAGGCCGCAGACGCTGGGCCCGAGCAGGAGCCCCTTGCGGACGGCCCGGATCATCCCTATCTGGTTACTAACGGCGACGTCGATGCTTGATAGCTCCGGCGCTGGGACGACCACTGAATAGATCGGCTGCGCCGGATGTACGCGCGCCCCTGTTCGTGGTCGTTGGCATTTTGGGGCCTGTTTTGGGCCGTTTTTAAGCTCCTCCGACCCCCGTTTCGGGAACTGCGCCTTGGCTTCCCCTGGCGGCGCGGATATACGCTTGGCCGTCATGAATGAAGCCATCAGACCGGGCCCCGAAAGCCAGCCGCAGGCAGTCGCCTCGCCCGAGCTTTCGGTCGTCGTCCCCACCTTCAACGAGCGCGACAACGTCTTAACGCTGTTCCGGCGGCTGGAGACCGCGCTTGCGGGCAAGGCCTTTGAAGTCATCTTCGTCGACGACAATTCCCCCGACGGCACCTGGGACGTCGTGCGCGGGCTGGCGCGGCAGGATTCGCGGGTCCGCTGCATCCGGCGGATCGGGCGGCGCGGCCTGTCGGGCGCGTGCATCGAGGGCATCCTGGCCTCGAGCGCGGCCTGTGCGGCGGTGATCGATGCCGACCTGCAGCATGACGAGACGCAGCTTAAAAAGATGCTGGCGCTTTTGCAGGGCAATGAGGCCGATCTCGTGGTCGGCAGCCGCTACATCGAAGGCGGCAGCGCCGACAGTTTCAACAAGCAGCGTGCCGGCGCCAGCGCGCTCGCGACCGAAGTCGCGCGGCGCGTGCTGCGGGTCAAGATCGCCGATCCCATGAGCGGCTTCTTCATGATCCGCCGCGAGCGGTTCGAGCAATTGGCGCCGCAGCTCTCCACGCAAGGATTCAAGATACTGCTCGATATCATCGCCACCGCGCACGGCGATCTTCGCGTGAAGGAAATCCCCTACACCTTCGGCTCGCGGCTGCACGGCGAGAGCAAGCTCGATTCGATGGTGGCGCTGGATTTTCTGGGGCTGGTGCTCGCGAAACTGACGAATGACGTGGTGTCGTTGCGCTTCCTGTTGTTTGCGATGGTCGGATCGACCGGCCTGTTCGTGCATCTGGCCGCGTTGTTCGTCGCGCTCAATATTCTTGGCTGGCCGTTCCCGCAGGCGCAGGCCTGCGGCGCGGTGGTCGCCATGACCAGCAATTTCATCCTCAACAATTTTCTCACCTATCGCGACCAGCGCCTGAAGGGTTTTGCCATTTTGCGCGGTCTGTTGCTGTTTTATCTCGTCTGCAGCGTTGGGCTGTTCGCCAATGTCGGCGTCGCATTCTCGGTTTACGACAAGCAGCCGATCTGGTGGCTGGCCGGTGCGGCCGGCGCGCTGATGGGCGTGGTGTGGAATTACGCGATGTCCGGGCTGTTTGTCTGGCGCAAGCGATGAACGTTTAGATGACTCCAAGCGATTTGCGGCTCGTCCGCACCACGGCGATGACGATATCGGCGCTGGTAGCGCTGCGGCTGGCCGCAGCCGCCTGGACCCCGCTGACGTTCGACGAAGCCTATTACTGGATGTGGTCGAAACATCTCGCCGGCGGCTATTACGATCATCCGCCTGGCGTCGCCGCGGTGATCCGGCTCGGCACCATGATCGCCGGCGACACCGAACTCGGCGTGCGGCTGGTGTCGATCTTGCTGGCGCTGCCGATGAGCTGGGCGGTGTTTCGCACCGCCTCGATCCTGTTCGGCGGCTTCCGGGTGGCTGCGACCGCTGCCATCCTGCTCAATGTCACGCTGATGGCCGCCATCGGCACGCTGATCGTGACCCCGGACGCGCCGCTGTTGGTGGCCTCGAGCTTTGTGCTGTTTGGTCTGGCAAAAGTGCTGGAGACCGGGCGCGGCGCCTGGTGGCTGGCGGTCGGCGCCGCGGTCGGCGCAGCGCTGTTGTCAAAGTACACGGCGATGTTTTTCGGCCCGGCGATCCTGATCTGGCTGATCGCCGTCCCAAAATTGCGGCGCTGGCTGCTCTCGCCCTGGCTCTATCTCGGCGGCCTGGTTTCGCTGGCGTTATTCTCGCCGGTCATTCTGTGGAACGCCGATCACCACTGGGTCTCCTTCATCAAGCAGATCGGGCGGGCAAGAATTGAGGATTTCAGGCCCGCCTTCATCGGCGAATTGATCCCGACCCAGATCGCGTTCGCAACACCGCTGGTTTTCATCCTCGGCGTGATGGGACTTTACGCGCTCGCAAGGCGCAATGCCGGCGCATCCGCCGCGCGCGTGCTGATCAACGCGACCTTCTGGACCATCGTGGCGTATTTCGTCTGGCATTCGCTGCACGC is drawn from Bradyrhizobium lablabi and contains these coding sequences:
- a CDS encoding glycosyltransferase family 39 protein, with the protein product MTPSDLRLVRTTAMTISALVALRLAAAAWTPLTFDEAYYWMWSKHLAGGYYDHPPGVAAVIRLGTMIAGDTELGVRLVSILLALPMSWAVFRTASILFGGFRVAATAAILLNVTLMAAIGTLIVTPDAPLLVASSFVLFGLAKVLETGRGAWWLAVGAAVGAALLSKYTAMFFGPAILIWLIAVPKLRRWLLSPWLYLGGLVSLALFSPVILWNADHHWVSFIKQIGRARIEDFRPAFIGELIPTQIAFATPLVFILGVMGLYALARRNAGASAARVLINATFWTIVAYFVWHSLHARVEANWFAPVYPAFAIAAAVAANIARWERRQQRIVDFCARWAPPVGIVMFALLIVQADTGMLSGYRRDATVRSVGVGWRELASGIEAVRARVGAACVLAPDYGTTGWLAFYLPKGTCVVQPTQRIRWVNMPEPDPALLRGKLLYVDEARPGGRPYLKDAFTQVELVAELPRKRGPLTIETYALDLLEGPKGEVLDPSPPPELE
- a CDS encoding DUF72 domain-containing protein, whose product is MYIGVGGWTFAPWRGVFYPEKLTQAKELEYAASKLTSIEINGTYYGSQKPESFRKWAREVPDGFVFSVKGPRFATNRRVLAEAGDSIKYFYNTGVLELGDRLGPVLWQFAPTKKFDESDFGKFLELLPRRLEGRDLRHVVEVRHASFCVPEFIALLRKFETPVVFAEHGSYPAIADVAGDFVYARLQKGNDEIATCYPPKALDAWAKRLQLWADGGEPDDLPRVAPASTKKAPRDVFAYVIHEGKVRAPSGAMELIERVK
- a CDS encoding glycosyltransferase, whose protein sequence is MNEAIRPGPESQPQAVASPELSVVVPTFNERDNVLTLFRRLETALAGKAFEVIFVDDNSPDGTWDVVRGLARQDSRVRCIRRIGRRGLSGACIEGILASSAACAAVIDADLQHDETQLKKMLALLQGNEADLVVGSRYIEGGSADSFNKQRAGASALATEVARRVLRVKIADPMSGFFMIRRERFEQLAPQLSTQGFKILLDIIATAHGDLRVKEIPYTFGSRLHGESKLDSMVALDFLGLVLAKLTNDVVSLRFLLFAMVGSTGLFVHLAALFVALNILGWPFPQAQACGAVVAMTSNFILNNFLTYRDQRLKGFAILRGLLLFYLVCSVGLFANVGVAFSVYDKQPIWWLAGAAGALMGVVWNYAMSGLFVWRKR